The following nucleotide sequence is from Endozoicomonas sp. GU-1.
CGCAGCAGTAAGGGCATGGCGACATTTTCCAGGGCAGTAAATTCTGGCAGCAAATGATGGAACTGGTAAACAAACCCCAGGTGACGGTTCCTCAATTGGCCCTGTTGTTGTTCAGATACCTTCATCAGCTGATGGCCACAGAGTATTACCTCACCGCTGGAAGAGTGATCCAACCCGGCCAACAGCTGAAGCAGCGTTGTTTTTCCTGAACCGGAAGTACCGACAATCGCTACTCGTTCAGCGGGTGATACTAACAGGTCTATGCCTCTGAGCACCTCGAGTTTTTCAGGCCCTTCAGCAAATACTTTGGTTAGCCTGCGGCACTCCAGAACTGCACGGTTTTCGGGATTATTCATAACGAAG
It contains:
- a CDS encoding ABC transporter ATP-binding protein, whose amino-acid sequence is MNNPENRAVLECRRLTKVFAEGPEKLEVLRGIDLLVSPAERVAIVGTSGSGKTTLLQLLAGLDHSSSGEVILCGHQLMKVSEQQQGQLRNRHLGFVYQFHHLLPEFTALENVAMPLLLRKEVSVGQASMRAEEMLGMVGLSKRAGHKPAELSGGERQRVAIARALVGSPDLVLMDEPTGNLDPHTASKIHELMKSLSEQLTTSFIVVTHDMVFARQMDRALRLEDGHLVPVV